A genomic region of Mitsuaria sp. 7 contains the following coding sequences:
- the flgG gene encoding flagellar basal-body rod protein FlgG yields MLRSLWTAKTGMETQQTQLDVISHNLANVSTNGFKKSHAVFEDLMYQTLRQPGANNTEQTTLPTGMQVGLGSRAVATSRSHSQGSLTQTSNYLDVAVKGNGFFQVQMPDGTTAYTRDGSFQLDANGQVVTNNGNTVLPGIIVPADAKSLTIGADGTVSVTTAASATPTTLGQLQLANFINPPGLESLGGNLYAETVASGTPQTGAPGQNSLGTVQQGFVETSNVNVVEELVQMIQTQRAYEMNSKAITTTDQMLQKLSQI; encoded by the coding sequence ATGCTTCGTTCGCTCTGGACCGCCAAGACCGGCATGGAAACCCAGCAGACCCAGCTGGACGTGATTTCCCACAACCTCGCCAACGTCTCGACCAACGGGTTCAAGAAGTCGCATGCGGTCTTCGAAGACCTGATGTACCAGACGCTGCGCCAGCCCGGCGCCAACAACACCGAGCAGACCACGCTGCCCACCGGCATGCAGGTCGGCCTGGGCTCGCGCGCGGTCGCCACCTCCCGCAGCCACTCGCAGGGCAGCCTGACGCAGACGTCCAACTACCTGGACGTCGCCGTCAAGGGCAACGGTTTCTTCCAGGTCCAGATGCCCGACGGCACGACGGCCTACACCCGTGACGGCAGCTTCCAGCTGGACGCCAACGGCCAGGTCGTCACCAACAACGGCAACACCGTGCTGCCGGGGATCATCGTCCCGGCCGACGCCAAGTCCCTGACCATAGGCGCCGACGGCACGGTGAGCGTCACCACCGCCGCCAGCGCCACGCCGACGACGCTGGGCCAGCTGCAGCTGGCGAACTTCATCAACCCGCCGGGGCTGGAGTCGCTGGGCGGCAACCTGTACGCCGAGACGGTCGCCTCCGGCACGCCGCAGACCGGCGCCCCCGGCCAGAACAGCCTGGGCACGGTGCAGCAGGGCTTCGTCGAAACCTCGAACGTCAACGTCGTCGAGGAACTCGTCCAGATGATCCAGACGCAGCGCGCCTACGAGATGAACTCGAAGGCGATCACCACCACCGACCAGATGCTCCAGAAGCTGTCGCAGATCTGA
- a CDS encoding flagellar basal body L-ring protein FlgH has product MHSFPSSPLLPTSSLARSAMRLSVCAAVLVLTACSTMYPQPRVDMQPAPVVKMPEPIPASANNGAIYQNANYRPLFEDHRARLVGDIVTVTITEKVSATQKSTSELDKSGALAAGVTAIPGIAANSFGAGRADVGGSSSSKSTGKGTNENTNDFSGTITAVVTGVLPNGHLLISGEKQVGVNANVDVLRFYGQVDPQSIRQGNIVASTAIANVRVEQRGRGAVADAHGIGWLSRFFLNLSPI; this is encoded by the coding sequence ATGCATTCGTTCCCGTCCTCGCCCCTGTTGCCCACGTCCAGCCTCGCCCGATCGGCGATGCGGCTCAGTGTCTGCGCCGCCGTGCTGGTTCTCACCGCCTGCTCGACGATGTACCCGCAGCCGCGCGTGGACATGCAGCCCGCGCCGGTCGTGAAGATGCCCGAGCCGATCCCGGCCTCCGCCAACAACGGCGCGATCTACCAGAACGCGAACTACCGGCCCCTGTTCGAGGATCACCGCGCCCGCCTGGTCGGCGACATCGTCACCGTGACCATCACCGAGAAGGTCAGTGCGACGCAGAAGTCGACCAGCGAACTGGACAAGAGCGGCGCCCTCGCCGCGGGCGTGACCGCGATCCCGGGCATCGCCGCGAATTCCTTCGGCGCCGGCCGCGCCGACGTGGGCGGTTCCTCGTCGAGCAAGAGCACCGGCAAGGGCACGAACGAGAACACCAACGACTTCTCCGGCACCATCACCGCCGTCGTCACCGGCGTGCTGCCCAACGGGCACCTGCTGATCTCGGGCGAGAAGCAGGTCGGCGTCAACGCCAACGTGGACGTGCTGCGCTTCTACGGCCAGGTCGACCCGCAGTCGATCCGCCAGGGGAACATCGTCGCCTCCACGGCGATCGCCAACGTCCGGGTCGAGCAGCGCGGACGCGGCGCCGTCGCCGACGCACACGGAATTGGCTGGCTATCCCGCTTCTTCTTGAACCTTTCGCCCATTTAA
- a CDS encoding flagellar basal body P-ring protein FlgI, producing MYPTTFPRFFSRSPRLLASGLLALMALLAIATPAEATRIKEVAAVQGVRSNPLTGYGLVVGLDGTGDQTTQAPFTGQSITAMLQQFGVLLPPGVTMQPRNVAAVMITTSLPPFAQPGQPLDVVVSSMGNSKSLRGGTLIATPLRGADGQVYAIAQGNLIVGGAGASAGGSKVQINHLSAGRIPGGALVERSVPTPLQQNEWLQLDLTSSDFGTARAVAKAINKSKGEGTAMALDGRVVKVRAPLAPDARVAFLADMENLSFDQEIPSARIVINARTGSVVMNQAVTLQPCAVAHGNLAVTISSTPQVSQPNALSGGQTTVTQKTDISIKQDPGSLIQLPAGARLNDVVKALNTLGATPQDLLAILQAMKSAGALNAELEVI from the coding sequence ATGTACCCCACCACCTTCCCCCGCTTCTTCTCCCGCTCCCCTCGCCTGCTGGCCTCCGGCCTGCTCGCGCTGATGGCCCTGCTCGCGATCGCGACACCGGCCGAGGCGACGCGCATCAAGGAAGTCGCCGCGGTGCAGGGCGTCCGTTCCAACCCCTTGACCGGCTACGGCCTGGTCGTGGGCCTGGACGGCACCGGTGACCAGACCACGCAGGCCCCGTTCACGGGCCAGAGCATCACCGCGATGCTGCAGCAGTTCGGCGTGCTGCTCCCGCCGGGCGTGACCATGCAGCCGCGCAACGTCGCGGCGGTGATGATCACCACCTCCCTCCCCCCCTTCGCGCAACCCGGCCAGCCGCTGGACGTCGTCGTCTCGTCGATGGGCAATTCCAAGAGCCTGCGCGGCGGCACGCTGATCGCCACGCCGCTGCGCGGCGCCGACGGCCAGGTCTACGCGATCGCCCAGGGCAACCTGATCGTCGGCGGCGCCGGCGCGTCCGCGGGCGGCTCCAAGGTCCAGATCAACCACCTCAGCGCCGGCCGCATCCCCGGCGGCGCGCTGGTCGAGCGCAGCGTGCCCACGCCGCTGCAGCAGAACGAGTGGCTGCAGCTGGACCTGACCTCCTCCGACTTCGGCACCGCGCGTGCCGTCGCCAAGGCCATCAACAAGTCCAAGGGCGAAGGCACGGCCATGGCGCTGGACGGCCGCGTCGTGAAGGTCCGCGCGCCGCTGGCGCCGGATGCCCGCGTCGCCTTCCTGGCCGACATGGAGAACCTGAGCTTCGACCAGGAGATCCCGTCCGCACGCATCGTCATCAACGCACGCACCGGCTCGGTCGTCATGAACCAGGCCGTCACGCTGCAACCCTGCGCGGTCGCGCACGGCAACCTCGCGGTGACCATCTCCAGCACGCCGCAGGTCAGCCAGCCCAACGCGCTGTCCGGCGGCCAGACCACGGTCACGCAGAAGACCGACATCTCGATCAAGCAGGACCCCGGTTCGCTGATCCAGCTGCCGGCCGGCGCGCGCCTGAACGACGTCGTCAAGGCGCTGAACACGCTGGGCGCCACGCCGCAGGACCTGCTGGCGATCCTCCAGGCGATGAAGAGCGCCGGCGCGTTGAACGCCGAACTCGAGGTGATCTGA
- the flgJ gene encoding flagellar assembly peptidoglycan hydrolase FlgJ codes for MALSTPLSNALGMGVNGLSSDTRSVEQLKGTASRDPKAAVKETARQFEALFMQEVMKSMRQATMNSGMMENSATQMGGEMLDQQYAAKMTGLPGGLSQAIERHLQRQLGVKDGELPTAKDATKVPQLPALAVKNVQPHVQDFILKHDAAAKSAQAATGIPASFMIAQAAHESGWGKREILNKDGTSSNNIFGIKAGANWTGKVAEVQTTEYIDGKATKVTAKFRAYASHEEAFKDYAKLIGTNDRYRDVVAKANTGSAEGFAKGLQKAGYATDPEYATKLARTINTTMRVQRALA; via the coding sequence ATGGCCCTCTCCACCCCCCTCAGCAACGCGCTCGGCATGGGCGTGAACGGTCTGTCCTCGGACACGCGGTCCGTCGAGCAGCTCAAGGGCACCGCGTCGCGCGACCCCAAGGCCGCGGTCAAGGAGACCGCGCGCCAGTTCGAGGCCCTCTTCATGCAGGAAGTGATGAAGAGCATGCGCCAGGCCACGATGAACAGCGGGATGATGGAGAACTCGGCGACCCAGATGGGCGGCGAGATGCTGGACCAGCAGTACGCCGCGAAGATGACCGGCCTGCCCGGCGGCCTGTCGCAGGCCATCGAGCGCCACCTGCAGCGACAGCTCGGCGTGAAGGACGGCGAGCTGCCGACCGCCAAGGACGCGACCAAGGTCCCGCAGCTGCCGGCGCTGGCCGTCAAGAACGTGCAGCCGCACGTGCAGGACTTCATCCTCAAGCACGACGCCGCCGCCAAGTCGGCCCAGGCGGCGACCGGCATCCCCGCGAGCTTCATGATTGCGCAGGCCGCGCACGAGTCCGGCTGGGGCAAGCGCGAGATCCTGAACAAAGACGGCACGAGCAGCAACAACATCTTCGGCATCAAGGCCGGCGCCAACTGGACCGGCAAGGTCGCCGAGGTGCAGACCACCGAGTACATCGACGGCAAGGCCACCAAGGTGACGGCCAAGTTCCGCGCCTACGCCAGCCATGAAGAGGCCTTCAAGGACTACGCCAAGCTGATCGGCACCAACGACCGCTACCGCGACGTCGTCGCCAAGGCCAACACCGGCAGCGCCGAGGGCTTCGCCAAGGGCCTGCAGAAGGCCGGCTACGCCACCGACCCCGAATACGCGACCAAGCTGGCGCGCACGATCAACACCACGATGCGCGTGCAGCGCGCGCTGGCCTGA
- the flgK gene encoding flagellar hook-associated protein FlgK, which yields MSTSPLLSLGMRAMYANQAALQTIGQNIANANTQGYSRQQVVLTTPEGQFTGAGYFGKGVNVETVTRSHNEFLTREAAAAKSQAFADTTMQSQLAQLEKLFPTGDDSIGQSANDFLNALVDVASRPSDPSARQVVLGKAQALASRFQSAGQQLADLQSGVVSDMNADVKQVNELAKQIAAANDQIARSSGNSHTPNDLLDKRDQLISQLSQYVQVSTVPNSRDGTTGVFIGGGQVLVLGGQAQALSVTPDPYDGARAQLSITDTSGTRALDDSTLTGGSLTAMLRYQNTHLQDARNLLGQMATAIATRVNEQQSLGIDLKAQAGGPLFTISPPTVLPAATNRGDARLSAAITDGSLVPGLSFTVTPDPTGAPDSYQIAVRPGGQPTVMSNDQIKAAYGISLSMTGTMRQGDSFLLEPVANAAGSFKRALDDPAGLAAASPIIGTTDINNKGTATVDTLYAINEKFDKSKQPATVEFGAVNADNSINYTITLSDNTQVSGTWKAGGKIGNDPANGVDLGFELSLNGVPRQGDKIKLQVSDAVVSTNNGNAKAFLAMQSEPFLGKQLQVDGTLSRGQTVNEAYAAAMADIGSRVQGADYLAQVSTAVASDTEQTRSSQAGVNLDEEAAKLMQFQQGYQAAAKMLQAAQSLFDQLLSVVGR from the coding sequence ATGAGTACCTCTCCGCTGCTGTCGCTCGGCATGCGCGCCATGTACGCCAACCAGGCGGCATTGCAGACCATCGGCCAGAACATCGCCAACGCGAACACGCAGGGCTATTCCCGCCAGCAGGTGGTGCTGACCACGCCCGAAGGCCAGTTCACCGGCGCGGGTTATTTCGGCAAGGGCGTCAACGTCGAGACGGTGACCCGCTCGCACAACGAGTTCCTGACCCGCGAGGCCGCGGCCGCCAAGTCGCAGGCCTTCGCCGACACGACGATGCAGTCGCAGCTGGCGCAGCTGGAGAAGCTCTTCCCCACCGGCGACGACAGCATCGGCCAGTCCGCCAACGACTTCCTGAACGCGCTGGTCGACGTGGCCAGCCGCCCGTCCGATCCGTCGGCGCGCCAGGTCGTGCTCGGCAAGGCGCAGGCGCTGGCCTCGCGCTTCCAGAGCGCCGGCCAGCAGCTCGCCGACCTGCAGTCGGGCGTCGTCAGCGACATGAACGCCGACGTCAAGCAGGTCAATGAACTCGCCAAGCAGATCGCCGCCGCGAACGACCAGATCGCGCGCTCCTCCGGCAACAGCCACACGCCCAACGACCTGCTCGACAAGCGCGATCAGCTGATCTCGCAGCTCAGCCAGTACGTGCAGGTCAGCACCGTGCCCAACAGCCGCGACGGCACCACCGGCGTCTTCATCGGCGGCGGCCAGGTGCTGGTGCTCGGCGGCCAGGCGCAGGCCCTGTCGGTCACGCCCGATCCCTACGACGGCGCGCGTGCGCAGCTCTCGATCACCGACACCAGCGGCACCCGCGCGCTGGACGACAGCACGCTCACCGGCGGCTCGCTGACGGCGATGCTGCGTTACCAGAACACCCACCTGCAGGATGCCCGCAACCTGCTCGGCCAGATGGCGACCGCGATCGCGACGCGCGTCAACGAGCAGCAGAGCCTGGGCATCGACCTCAAGGCGCAGGCCGGCGGTCCGCTGTTCACGATCTCCCCGCCGACCGTGCTGCCGGCGGCGACCAACCGCGGCGACGCCCGCCTCAGCGCCGCCATCACGGACGGCTCGCTGGTGCCGGGCCTGTCGTTCACGGTCACGCCGGACCCGACCGGTGCGCCCGACAGCTACCAGATCGCGGTGCGCCCGGGCGGCCAGCCGACGGTCATGAGCAACGACCAGATCAAGGCGGCCTACGGCATCAGCCTGTCGATGACCGGCACGATGCGGCAGGGCGACAGCTTCCTGCTCGAGCCCGTGGCCAACGCGGCGGGCAGCTTCAAGCGTGCGCTGGACGATCCGGCGGGCCTGGCCGCGGCGTCGCCCATCATCGGCACGACCGACATCAACAACAAGGGCACCGCCACCGTCGACACGCTCTACGCGATCAACGAGAAGTTCGACAAGAGCAAGCAGCCCGCGACGGTCGAATTCGGCGCCGTCAACGCCGACAACAGCATCAACTACACGATCACGCTGTCGGACAACACGCAGGTCAGCGGCACCTGGAAGGCCGGCGGCAAGATCGGCAACGATCCGGCCAACGGCGTGGACCTCGGATTCGAGCTGAGCCTGAACGGCGTGCCGCGCCAGGGCGACAAGATCAAGCTGCAGGTCTCGGACGCGGTGGTCTCCACCAACAACGGCAACGCCAAGGCCTTCCTCGCGATGCAGAGCGAGCCCTTCCTGGGCAAGCAGCTGCAGGTCGACGGCACGCTCTCGCGCGGCCAGACCGTCAACGAGGCCTACGCCGCCGCGATGGCCGACATCGGCTCGCGCGTGCAGGGCGCGGACTACCTGGCGCAGGTCTCCACGGCGGTGGCGTCCGACACCGAGCAGACGCGTTCCAGCCAGGCCGGCGTCAACCTCGACGAAGAGGCAGCCAAGCTGATGCAGTTCCAGCAGGGCTACCAAGCCGCCGCCAAGATGCTGCAGGCCGCCCAGAGCCTGTTCGACCAATTGCTGAGCGTGGTCGGCCGCTGA
- the flgL gene encoding flagellar hook-associated protein FlgL, whose protein sequence is MRLSTNNMFDTSIATLQRRQQEMQEAQQRLTSGKRVEKASDDPTGAARAERARTSLGQVDASQRALDASRNSMTLAESGLGDANELLQQIREALVAAGNASYSDPERQGLATKVQGLRDQLLSIANRTDGAGGYLFSGQGTSGTPFLDNPVQRDASGARIGGGVGFEGISGSVTTGNLENYPLSVDGRQAWEQARSGNGTFETGPAPNALTGKPSTGYIDSGRVTDPAQITGDSYSIVVNGTAPAQTYTVFNETQGHVPVASDNYAAGQTVKFDGMAMTVAGAPSDGDTFTVKPSTSDLKLFEVLDRTIESLKTTGRTGPEITQSNLVNLRDLDAVMGNLANVRSQVGEQMNNLDGSESRLQTLKVYNKAEQSAAEDLDMTQGISDFQNQQTGYDAALKTYSMVQRMSLFQYINT, encoded by the coding sequence ATGCGACTCTCGACCAACAACATGTTCGACACCAGCATCGCGACGCTGCAGCGCCGCCAGCAGGAGATGCAGGAAGCGCAGCAGCGGCTCACCAGCGGCAAGCGCGTCGAGAAGGCCAGCGACGACCCGACCGGCGCCGCCCGCGCCGAGCGCGCGCGCACCTCGCTCGGCCAGGTCGACGCCAGCCAGCGCGCGCTGGACGCCAGCCGCAACAGCATGACGCTGGCGGAAAGCGGACTGGGCGACGCGAACGAACTGCTGCAGCAGATCCGCGAGGCGCTGGTCGCCGCCGGCAACGCCAGCTACAGCGATCCCGAACGGCAGGGCCTCGCGACCAAGGTCCAGGGCCTGCGCGACCAGCTGCTGTCCATCGCCAACCGCACCGACGGCGCGGGCGGCTACCTGTTCTCCGGCCAGGGCACCTCGGGCACGCCCTTCCTCGACAACCCGGTCCAGCGCGACGCGTCCGGCGCCCGCATCGGCGGCGGCGTCGGCTTCGAGGGCATCTCCGGCAGCGTCACGACCGGCAACCTCGAGAACTACCCGCTCAGCGTCGACGGCCGCCAGGCCTGGGAACAGGCGCGCAGCGGCAACGGCACCTTCGAGACCGGCCCCGCGCCCAACGCGCTGACCGGCAAGCCCTCGACCGGCTACATCGACTCCGGCCGCGTCACCGATCCGGCGCAGATCACCGGCGACAGCTACAGCATCGTCGTCAACGGCACCGCGCCGGCGCAGACCTACACCGTCTTCAACGAAACGCAGGGCCACGTGCCCGTCGCCAGCGACAACTACGCCGCCGGCCAGACCGTCAAGTTCGACGGCATGGCGATGACGGTGGCGGGCGCGCCGTCCGACGGCGACACCTTCACCGTCAAGCCGTCGACCTCCGACCTCAAGCTCTTCGAAGTGCTGGACCGCACCATCGAATCGCTCAAGACGACGGGCCGCACCGGTCCCGAAATCACCCAGTCCAACCTGGTGAACCTGCGCGACCTGGACGCGGTCATGGGCAACCTCGCCAACGTGCGCAGCCAGGTGGGCGAACAGATGAACAACCTGGACGGCTCCGAGTCCCGGCTGCAGACGCTCAAGGTTTACAACAAGGCCGAGCAGTCTGCCGCAGAGGATCTGGACATGACCCAGGGCATTTCCGACTTCCAGAACCAGCAGACGGGCTACGATGCGGCGCTGAAGACCTACTCGATGGTGCAGCGCATGTCGCTGTTCCAGTACATCAACACCTGA
- a CDS encoding EAL and HDOD domain-containing protein, translating into MNSTHAVLGQVALGYAPLVSKSFDIEATRVTVFALRPEGTPDAGELLAALAEAFPTKAVLLNVAHEGLLKGLLAAALPGNFKIEVPAFLLSDADLAAQAQARGALLKGRSDAAGFKQLVLDLQELGGGPLPVGKSVLVSGARNGGDFKQALDAGAAGVLGWTVHGEFEAPAAPAARNDSQADLQVIVELMSRVDQGEDVERLEQTLKRDPSLAFKLLRYMNSAAFGLSVEVSSFRHAIMLLGYARLRRWLALLLATASKDHAMRPVMFGALRRGLVMEELAKSMTDSEVRDEMFICGLFSLLDHMLKQPFEKLLQSIPVPERVRQALVEQTGPYKGYLDLVQAIENESVFDVRAALDTLMLGPDEVNGAVLRALNKASQLE; encoded by the coding sequence ATGAACTCGACACACGCCGTGCTGGGCCAAGTGGCCCTGGGGTACGCGCCCCTCGTTTCCAAGTCCTTCGACATCGAGGCGACCCGCGTCACGGTGTTCGCACTTCGCCCCGAAGGCACGCCTGATGCGGGCGAACTGCTGGCCGCGCTGGCCGAGGCCTTCCCGACCAAGGCCGTGCTGCTGAATGTCGCGCACGAAGGCCTGCTCAAGGGCTTGCTGGCCGCCGCGCTGCCGGGCAATTTCAAGATTGAAGTCCCCGCCTTCCTGCTGTCCGACGCGGACCTCGCCGCCCAGGCGCAGGCCCGCGGCGCGCTGCTGAAGGGCCGCTCCGACGCGGCCGGCTTCAAGCAGCTGGTGCTGGACCTGCAGGAACTCGGCGGTGGTCCGCTGCCGGTGGGCAAGTCGGTGCTGGTTTCGGGCGCCCGCAACGGCGGCGACTTCAAGCAGGCGCTGGATGCCGGCGCTGCCGGCGTGCTGGGCTGGACCGTGCACGGCGAGTTCGAGGCGCCTGCCGCCCCGGCTGCCCGCAACGACTCGCAGGCCGACCTGCAGGTCATCGTCGAACTGATGTCGCGCGTCGACCAGGGCGAAGACGTCGAGCGCCTGGAGCAGACGCTCAAGCGTGACCCGAGCCTGGCCTTCAAGCTGCTGCGTTACATGAACTCGGCGGCCTTCGGCCTGTCGGTCGAGGTCTCCTCCTTCCGTCACGCGATCATGCTGCTGGGTTACGCGCGCCTGCGCCGCTGGCTGGCCCTGCTGCTGGCCACGGCCAGCAAGGATCATGCGATGCGCCCGGTGATGTTCGGCGCGCTGCGTCGCGGCCTGGTGATGGAAGAGCTGGCCAAGAGCATGACGGACTCCGAAGTCCGCGACGAGATGTTCATCTGCGGCCTCTTCTCGCTGCTGGACCACATGCTGAAGCAGCCCTTCGAGAAGCTGCTGCAGTCCATCCCGGTGCCCGAGCGCGTGCGCCAGGCGCTGGTCGAGCAGACCGGCCCGTACAAGGGTTACCTGGACCTGGTGCAGGCCATCGAGAACGAGTCGGTCTTCGACGTCCGTGCCGCGCTCGACACCTTGATGCTGGGCCCGGACGAAGTGAACGGCGCCGTGCTGCGCGCCCTGAACAAGGCCTCGCAGCTCGAATGA
- a CDS encoding sensor histidine kinase has product MSTQLPLASPDLDALRALLTARGLALADLLAGLWEGPWPAFVLDARGQVLLTNARLQGLMGAISLKGERLLPSGKAQELRLVDDQGRDHLLQAWVHPLEGGLGVALLQDHSTELAARERADRMQSEIDQWLDLSPLPALMHDDQGLLLRFNGAFAALCRRLSPQMPISLHELPPEWRDLLHAKAPESGQETHRNALLAPPGDRRRWIRVRARRLSGPWTRPRTLVMLEDRSAEQDLELAQQQLQTLMDTAGVGLATFQAEGGWSRPGTGAPPPPPIPGDEGMRPAPALQGVNRDMVEPESRAEYEKLQQALKQAMPTVARYAVRHPEHGLRWLMTRVEIGQLASGQKTTSVLTVDITDHQQAQERNELLQHSLNLQTERERAVLDSVLVGIVTVGRQGIEWMNRSARRMFGGDLPEFAGQPISSVATEAPDHPFRQTQYLDELPEGQAETFECRVVARDGREFWVVGNAVATVGPDSSRQLTYALLDIERRRQAEAQSQQAQASLHRIIEAAPIAISLHDARTLQVRQINQAAAALAGRPEEELLGASLEALFGSGDEAETIRSDMEFALQSSEVLQREYRLTVRGQARIWDARLLHLAGVNDASGELEPEQLLLVATDVTQQRAQEAARLEAAIAQRELLVREVHHRIKNNLQGVAGLLQQIAARRPEVRTVINEAVGQVQAIAQVYGLQVGMSGPLRLRKVVEAVMGSVQRMFGREILVDIDGAMAEQSHRWGLPEAEAIPIALTLNELFTNAVKHGGETPVRCELRFDPEQVVLRIVNKGKLPEGFDLAQVRGGVSGLGLVRALLPRRSALLGLTQDGDQVVCELSLWPPGVQLLEAL; this is encoded by the coding sequence GTGTCCACCCAACTCCCCCTTGCCTCTCCTGACCTCGACGCCTTGCGCGCGCTGCTGACGGCGCGCGGTCTGGCGCTGGCGGACCTGCTTGCCGGATTGTGGGAGGGTCCATGGCCGGCCTTCGTGCTGGACGCCAGGGGCCAGGTCTTGCTGACCAACGCGCGGCTGCAGGGGTTGATGGGCGCGATCTCCCTGAAAGGTGAGCGCCTGCTGCCCAGCGGCAAGGCGCAGGAGCTGCGCCTGGTCGACGACCAGGGTCGTGATCATCTGCTGCAGGCGTGGGTGCATCCGCTGGAGGGTGGACTGGGCGTAGCGCTGCTGCAGGACCACAGCACGGAGCTCGCGGCGCGGGAGCGCGCGGACCGGATGCAGTCCGAAATCGACCAGTGGCTGGACCTCAGCCCGCTGCCGGCGCTGATGCATGACGACCAGGGTCTGCTGCTGCGCTTCAACGGCGCGTTCGCGGCGCTGTGCCGGCGGCTGAGTCCGCAGATGCCGATCAGCCTGCATGAGCTGCCGCCGGAGTGGCGCGATCTGCTGCACGCGAAGGCGCCGGAGTCGGGCCAGGAAACGCATCGCAACGCGCTGCTCGCGCCGCCGGGCGATCGCCGGCGCTGGATTCGCGTGCGTGCGCGTCGGCTGAGCGGGCCGTGGACGCGGCCGCGCACGCTGGTGATGCTCGAGGACCGCAGCGCGGAGCAAGACCTGGAACTCGCGCAGCAGCAGTTGCAGACGCTGATGGACACGGCCGGCGTGGGGCTGGCGACCTTCCAGGCGGAAGGCGGCTGGTCGCGGCCCGGCACGGGCGCACCGCCGCCGCCGCCGATCCCGGGCGACGAGGGCATGCGACCGGCGCCGGCGCTGCAGGGCGTCAACCGCGACATGGTCGAGCCCGAGTCGCGCGCCGAATACGAGAAGCTCCAGCAGGCGCTGAAGCAGGCGATGCCGACGGTGGCGCGCTACGCAGTCCGGCATCCCGAGCACGGGCTGCGCTGGCTGATGACACGCGTCGAAATCGGCCAGTTGGCTTCGGGCCAGAAGACGACCTCGGTGCTGACCGTCGACATCACCGATCACCAGCAGGCGCAGGAGCGCAACGAGCTGCTGCAGCATTCGCTGAACCTGCAGACCGAGCGCGAGCGCGCGGTGCTCGACTCGGTGCTGGTCGGCATCGTGACGGTGGGCCGGCAGGGCATCGAGTGGATGAACCGCTCGGCGCGGCGGATGTTCGGCGGGGACCTGCCGGAATTCGCGGGGCAGCCGATCAGCAGCGTCGCGACCGAGGCGCCTGATCACCCGTTCCGCCAGACGCAGTATCTGGACGAGTTGCCCGAGGGTCAGGCCGAAACCTTCGAGTGCCGCGTCGTCGCGCGCGACGGGCGCGAGTTCTGGGTCGTCGGCAACGCGGTGGCGACGGTCGGTCCGGACAGCTCGCGCCAGCTCACCTACGCGCTGCTCGACATCGAGCGCCGCCGCCAGGCCGAGGCGCAGAGCCAGCAGGCGCAGGCCTCGCTGCACCGGATCATCGAAGCCGCGCCGATCGCCATCAGCCTGCACGACGCGCGCACGCTGCAGGTGCGGCAGATCAACCAGGCCGCCGCGGCGCTGGCGGGTCGGCCTGAGGAGGAACTGCTGGGCGCCAGTCTGGAGGCGCTCTTCGGCAGCGGCGACGAGGCGGAGACCATCCGCTCGGACATGGAATTCGCGTTGCAGAGCAGCGAAGTGCTGCAGCGCGAGTACCGGCTGACGGTGCGAGGACAGGCGCGCATCTGGGACGCGCGGCTGCTGCATCTGGCGGGCGTCAACGACGCCAGCGGCGAACTGGAGCCGGAGCAGTTGCTGCTGGTCGCCACCGACGTGACGCAGCAGCGCGCGCAGGAGGCGGCGCGGCTGGAAGCGGCGATCGCGCAGCGCGAGCTGCTGGTGCGCGAGGTCCACCACCGGATCAAGAACAACCTCCAGGGTGTGGCCGGACTGCTGCAGCAGATCGCGGCGCGACGGCCCGAAGTGCGGACGGTCATCAACGAGGCCGTCGGCCAGGTCCAGGCCATCGCGCAGGTCTACGGGCTGCAGGTCGGCATGTCCGGACCGCTGCGGCTGCGCAAGGTGGTCGAGGCGGTGATGGGCTCGGTGCAGCGCATGTTCGGGCGGGAGATCCTGGTCGACATCGACGGCGCGATGGCCGAGCAGTCGCACCGCTGGGGCCTGCCCGAAGCCGAGGCGATCCCGATCGCGCTGACGCTCAACGAGCTGTTCACCAACGCGGTGAAGCACGGCGGCGAGACGCCGGTGCGCTGCGAACTGCGCTTCGATCCCGAGCAGGTGGTGCTGCGCATCGTCAACAAGGGGAAGCTGCCGGAGGGCTTCGACCTCGCGCAGGTGCGCGGCGGCGTGTCGGGGCTGGGCCTGGTGCGCGCGCTGCTGCCGCGGCGCAGCGCGCTGCTCGGACTCACGCAGGACGGCGATCAGGTCGTCTGCGAGCTCAGCCTGTGGCCACCCGGCGTCCAACTGCTTGAGGCCCTATAA